A stretch of the Actinomyces qiguomingii genome encodes the following:
- a CDS encoding sensor histidine kinase, with protein MSSLLPSSVRGVVSLPPADLDWLHQLMADWQVIADLSVSDLVLWVRTDSGRFVAAAHSRPATGATVHLEDVIGRRMPAAREAMALEALMSGQIVVAAAPEWTGSSAVREEYVPVVHDSQAIAVVTRETAVGVLRGGRIVDKPLEELADALCLMIAQGAFPINGAATGVRHGTPRVGDGVVSLDDDGVVTYASPNAQSCFHRLGLAGDIEGCQLAEAVTSIIPERTPVDETMAVVLMGRQAWLTEVEVGGVFLSLRSIPLRRDGARAGAFLLVRDVSEIRHREQVLMNKDATIREIHHRVKNNLQTVSALLRMQARRATNEETRTALTEAERRVGTIATVHAALSQNVDEKVDFDAVFSSVLRSAAAVATPTGKVSTRLEGRFGVVDADVAQALATVLAELVTNAVEHGLEDRDGTVTVRAQRDGNRLTVHVIDDGAGLVPGTEMTGLGTRIVSTLVRGELRGSIDWRPADCGRGTDVVVRAQLGDS; from the coding sequence GTGTCGAGTCTTCTGCCCTCCTCGGTCCGCGGTGTGGTCAGTCTGCCTCCCGCCGACCTCGACTGGTTGCATCAGCTCATGGCGGACTGGCAGGTGATCGCCGACCTGTCGGTATCGGACCTAGTCCTGTGGGTGCGCACGGACTCCGGCCGTTTCGTCGCCGCAGCGCATTCACGTCCGGCCACGGGTGCCACAGTGCACTTGGAGGATGTGATCGGGCGGCGCATGCCCGCTGCTCGTGAGGCCATGGCTCTTGAGGCGCTTATGAGTGGACAGATCGTGGTTGCGGCCGCGCCGGAGTGGACTGGTTCCTCGGCAGTGCGCGAGGAGTATGTGCCGGTTGTCCATGACTCACAGGCCATTGCCGTGGTGACCCGTGAGACCGCCGTGGGGGTGCTGCGTGGCGGCCGCATCGTGGACAAGCCTCTCGAAGAGCTGGCCGATGCCCTGTGCCTGATGATCGCGCAGGGCGCCTTTCCCATCAATGGCGCCGCCACCGGAGTGCGCCACGGTACTCCTAGGGTCGGTGATGGCGTCGTCAGTCTCGACGACGACGGCGTAGTCACCTACGCCTCGCCCAATGCCCAGTCCTGTTTCCACCGACTGGGCTTGGCCGGAGACATTGAGGGCTGCCAGCTCGCGGAAGCGGTCACCTCCATCATCCCCGAACGCACGCCGGTGGATGAGACCATGGCGGTGGTCCTGATGGGCCGACAGGCCTGGCTGACCGAGGTGGAGGTCGGCGGAGTGTTCCTTTCACTGCGCTCGATCCCCCTGCGACGGGACGGCGCCAGGGCGGGTGCCTTTTTGTTAGTGCGCGACGTGTCCGAGATCCGGCATCGGGAACAGGTCTTGATGAACAAGGACGCCACGATCCGTGAGATCCACCACCGTGTCAAGAATAACTTGCAGACAGTATCCGCATTGCTGCGAATGCAGGCCCGACGTGCCACGAATGAGGAGACGCGCACGGCTCTGACAGAGGCCGAGCGCCGGGTGGGCACCATCGCAACCGTGCACGCTGCGCTCAGTCAGAACGTGGATGAAAAGGTTGACTTCGATGCGGTGTTCTCGTCGGTGCTGCGTTCCGCAGCAGCCGTGGCCACCCCCACCGGCAAGGTGTCCACGCGCCTGGAGGGGCGGTTCGGCGTGGTTGATGCCGACGTGGCCCAGGCGTTGGCAACCGTTTTGGCCGAGCTGGTGACCAATGCGGTCGAGCACGGTCTGGAGGACCGTGATGGCACCGTTACGGTACGGGCGCAGCGTGACGGGAATCGACTGACCGTGCATGTCATTGATGATGGGGCCGGTCTGGTTCCCGGAACGGAGATGACGGGACTCGGAACCCGCATTGTGAGCACACTTGTGCGCGGAGAGTTGCGTGGCTCAATCGACTGGCGGCCAGCCGACTGCGGGCGCGGCACGGATGTGGTTGTACGCGCCCAACTTGGGGATTCCTAG
- a CDS encoding WhiB family transcriptional regulator, which yields MDWRSQAACLTVDPELFFPVGNTGPAIAQIAEAKAVCARCEVVDTCLKWALENGQDAGVWGGMSEDERRSLKRRAARARRSS from the coding sequence ATGGACTGGCGGAGCCAGGCAGCTTGTCTCACGGTTGACCCGGAACTCTTCTTCCCCGTAGGCAACACCGGCCCCGCGATCGCACAGATCGCCGAGGCCAAGGCCGTGTGCGCCCGCTGCGAGGTGGTCGACACCTGCCTCAAGTGGGCCCTTGAGAACGGTCAGGATGCCGGCGTCTGGGGAGGCATGAGTGAGGACGAGCGGCGCTCGCTCAAGCGGCGCGCCGCCCGGGCGCGCCGCTCCTCCTAA
- a CDS encoding FtsK/SpoIIIE domain-containing protein codes for MRSVSSDTGSPLRQDHHLPVPGSSALDAEAVVAAAAARAALSSPWHLAVISGDDEGLVVPLPERGTVGRDGVITDQAVSRSHLRVRQTARGVLLSDAGSANGVRVCRRWCWRKLGTRPRSFREGTRLRLGDTVAELRRRPADLHLPQPPTPAQNRWMLLGSFLAVMVLGALGIVAMRTGSRGAMGALAVAPMGMMAVLRVLPMLGRGGRGTRPGRAGWRGWRARTPDPAGMLLAVTVRHAGAGNHSDAGGDKGDRDAVRAWTGRRRRRTVLRVAAGDRIALSGPEATAAMRWWGAQMLARDVGQVQAGEASVRVSWGPEGRRSEVAVAAADAGTPTRAVSVLPVRGHAPNPGRRWWEALLTAAGLPLPRHADGAQGDGLPEQVRLEEVCAVLDREILQRRWRQTEPTGLSAVLGVGARGPVSVDLVRDGPHALLAGTTGSGKSELLISWLVQLAATRPPTALSLVLVDYKGGAAFGPLAELPHTAGVLTDLDAAGTRRALASLEAEVRRRERLLARHRAKDVSYLGPQDAPARLVLVVDEFATLAAEHPQVLDALVRVAAQGRSLGIHLILATQRPGGAVSPSIRANTNLRVCLRVLDPADSRDVLGHDGAARLEPHPGRVLVTAGTQAEDDGVLQAPWCGPEPHLATLVAEIAAADDATPWRPWAPPLPARVQRLQARSLAAARGRDVTAADDCPQHWASAQGRAACLLALTDLPEEQSLGTWYWSPDDPLLIMAAPGCGRSTGAYAAVLGALANAVVAHVCAQRQTPLTRLTGRAGVGTVVGADDPRRLARLWTLAAAGSLSGDLLVIDDVDVMLAAVDEALGPGEGQTLLESVVRAATSTGTGVLVAAPLTVANARWAVPLRRRLILGAVQPAQASLAGLPRGVVTGSGPGRGVLLDGAESVACQVVMPESDELGALGPGPRRLEEIPRTVPASPGVWAVGGDQARPLPVPDESVLVVGPPGSGRSTAVAALARCVGDLPGAHPPLVVDDLDLSDTATQAQVETAVGRGQRVIAAATTERAAGTYRGPLALLRERGAVVVLWPGLGPATQAAGRQLRGAIDPRGTTVPGRGVLVWRGCVTPLQVAGPTGPQAPPGRRETATGGRPT; via the coding sequence ATGCGATCCGTCTCCTCCGACACCGGCTCCCCACTGCGCCAGGATCATCATCTGCCCGTCCCGGGATCCAGCGCACTTGATGCCGAGGCTGTTGTGGCCGCGGCGGCCGCGCGCGCCGCACTGTCCTCGCCATGGCACCTGGCCGTCATCAGCGGCGACGACGAGGGTTTAGTGGTCCCACTGCCCGAACGCGGCACCGTGGGACGTGACGGGGTAATCACCGATCAGGCGGTCTCCCGCTCCCACCTGCGGGTAAGACAGACCGCCCGCGGCGTCCTGTTGTCAGACGCCGGTTCCGCCAATGGAGTGCGGGTGTGTCGACGCTGGTGCTGGCGCAAGCTGGGCACCCGTCCACGTAGTTTCCGGGAGGGCACCCGACTGCGCCTGGGAGACACGGTGGCGGAACTGCGACGCCGACCCGCGGACTTACATCTGCCGCAACCGCCCACCCCCGCTCAGAACCGCTGGATGCTGCTCGGGTCATTCCTGGCCGTCATGGTGCTTGGCGCATTGGGGATAGTGGCCATGCGCACCGGCAGCCGTGGGGCGATGGGGGCGTTGGCGGTGGCCCCCATGGGGATGATGGCGGTGCTGCGAGTGCTGCCCATGTTAGGACGGGGCGGCCGCGGCACGCGGCCAGGAAGGGCGGGATGGCGAGGGTGGCGGGCGCGCACGCCAGATCCCGCCGGCATGCTGCTGGCCGTGACGGTGCGCCACGCGGGCGCCGGCAATCATTCCGATGCGGGCGGTGACAAAGGAGACCGGGATGCCGTCCGGGCGTGGACCGGGCGGCGGCGCCGTCGCACCGTGCTAAGGGTTGCGGCGGGAGACCGTATCGCCTTGAGCGGTCCTGAGGCCACAGCCGCCATGCGCTGGTGGGGTGCACAGATGCTCGCCCGTGACGTCGGGCAGGTGCAGGCCGGAGAAGCGTCCGTACGCGTGTCCTGGGGGCCTGAGGGCAGGCGCAGCGAAGTGGCTGTGGCGGCCGCGGACGCCGGGACACCGACCAGGGCGGTCAGCGTGCTGCCGGTACGGGGCCACGCACCGAACCCCGGAAGGCGATGGTGGGAGGCACTGCTTACCGCTGCGGGACTGCCCCTGCCGCGGCACGCGGATGGCGCACAAGGAGATGGCCTGCCGGAGCAGGTGCGCCTAGAGGAGGTGTGTGCGGTACTGGACCGTGAAATCCTCCAGCGCCGTTGGCGGCAGACGGAGCCTACCGGGCTGTCCGCAGTGCTCGGGGTAGGTGCACGCGGCCCTGTGTCGGTTGATCTTGTCCGCGACGGACCGCATGCGCTGCTGGCCGGCACAACTGGCTCGGGCAAGTCGGAACTGCTCATATCCTGGCTGGTGCAGTTGGCGGCGACCCGGCCGCCCACGGCATTGAGTCTGGTCCTGGTTGATTACAAGGGCGGAGCCGCCTTCGGCCCCCTCGCCGAACTGCCGCACACGGCCGGGGTCCTGACCGACCTGGACGCGGCAGGTACGCGTCGGGCCCTGGCCTCCCTGGAGGCCGAGGTACGCCGTCGGGAGCGCTTACTGGCCCGCCACCGCGCCAAGGACGTCTCCTACCTGGGCCCGCAAGATGCGCCCGCACGGCTGGTGCTCGTGGTCGACGAGTTCGCCACTTTGGCGGCGGAGCATCCGCAGGTCCTGGACGCCCTGGTGCGCGTAGCCGCGCAGGGACGCAGTCTCGGCATTCATCTCATACTGGCCACCCAGCGTCCGGGTGGCGCGGTATCCCCCTCCATACGCGCAAACACGAACTTGCGTGTCTGCCTGCGGGTGCTGGACCCTGCGGATTCGCGCGATGTGCTGGGACACGACGGGGCCGCACGCCTTGAGCCGCATCCAGGCCGGGTACTGGTGACCGCCGGTACGCAGGCAGAGGACGACGGGGTGCTGCAGGCGCCCTGGTGCGGCCCGGAACCGCATTTGGCGACTCTGGTGGCCGAGATTGCCGCGGCCGACGATGCAACCCCGTGGCGCCCTTGGGCGCCCCCGCTGCCTGCCCGTGTCCAGCGACTCCAGGCACGCAGCCTGGCCGCCGCCCGGGGCCGTGATGTGACCGCTGCGGATGACTGTCCACAGCACTGGGCCTCGGCTCAGGGGCGCGCCGCCTGCCTTCTGGCACTGACGGACCTGCCGGAAGAACAGAGCCTGGGAACCTGGTACTGGTCTCCGGACGATCCGCTGCTGATCATGGCGGCACCGGGGTGTGGGCGCTCGACGGGCGCCTACGCTGCGGTCCTGGGGGCGCTGGCCAACGCCGTGGTGGCGCACGTGTGCGCCCAGCGCCAGACGCCCTTGACGCGACTGACCGGGCGCGCCGGGGTGGGCACGGTGGTAGGCGCGGACGATCCGCGCCGGCTGGCCCGCCTGTGGACCCTGGCCGCGGCCGGCTCCCTAAGCGGAGATCTGCTCGTGATAGACGACGTCGACGTCATGTTGGCGGCCGTCGATGAGGCGCTCGGGCCCGGCGAGGGCCAAACCCTGCTCGAATCGGTGGTGCGCGCAGCGACCTCCACTGGCACCGGTGTGCTGGTGGCCGCCCCGTTGACCGTGGCCAATGCACGTTGGGCCGTACCCCTGCGACGCCGACTGATCCTCGGTGCGGTGCAACCGGCGCAGGCCTCGCTGGCGGGGTTGCCGCGCGGGGTCGTCACAGGCTCCGGACCGGGGCGGGGAGTACTTCTCGACGGTGCTGAGTCGGTTGCCTGCCAGGTGGTTATGCCCGAGTCCGACGAGTTGGGCGCCCTTGGTCCGGGGCCGCGCCGGCTGGAAGAGATTCCCCGGACGGTGCCGGCGTCACCCGGAGTGTGGGCGGTGGGCGGGGATCAGGCCCGCCCGCTGCCGGTGCCTGATGAAAGTGTGCTCGTGGTGGGGCCACCGGGATCGGGGCGCAGCACCGCGGTAGCGGCCCTGGCCCGCTGTGTCGGTGACCTACCGGGCGCCCACCCGCCGCTTGTCGTAGACGACCTGGATCTCAGCGACACCGCGACGCAGGCGCAGGTGGAGACGGCAGTCGGTCGGGGACAACGAGTCATCGCCGCAGCAACCACGGAGCGCGCCGCGGGAACCTATCGCGGGCCACTGGCCCTACTGCGGGAGCGGGGCGCGGTCGTGGTGCTCTGGCCGGGGCTCGGTCCGGCGACTCAGGCAGCTGGCCGCCAGCTGCGAGGCGCTATTGATCCGCGCGGCACGACCGTGCCGGGGCGAGGTGTACTCGTATGGCGTGGCTGCGTCACGCCGCTGCAGGTGGCCGGTCCGACCGGTCCGCAGGCACCGCCAGGGCGGAGGGAGACCGCAACCGGAGGTCGCCCAACCTGA